A portion of the Streptomyces erythrochromogenes genome contains these proteins:
- the gcvH gene encoding glycine cleavage system protein GcvH — MSNPEKLRYTKEHEWLSDVVDGVATVGITEFAANALGDVVYAQLPEVGETVTEGETCGELESTKSVSDLYSPVSGEIVEANQDVVDDPALVNTAPFEGGWLFKVRLSEEPKDALSFEEYTKLTAGN; from the coding sequence ATGAGCAACCCCGAGAAGCTGCGTTACACCAAGGAGCACGAGTGGCTGTCGGACGTCGTGGACGGCGTCGCGACGGTCGGCATCACGGAGTTCGCGGCCAACGCGCTCGGTGACGTCGTCTACGCCCAGCTCCCCGAGGTCGGCGAGACCGTGACCGAGGGCGAGACCTGTGGCGAGCTGGAGTCGACCAAGTCGGTCAGCGACCTGTACTCCCCGGTCTCCGGCGAGATCGTCGAGGCCAACCAGGACGTCGTCGACGACCCGGCGCTCGTGAACACCGCCCCGTTCGAGGGCGGCTGGCTGTTCAAGGTCCGCCTCTCCGAGGAGCCCAAGGACGCGCTCTCCTTCGAGGAGTACACCAAGCTCACCGCCGGTAACTGA
- a CDS encoding ABC transporter substrate-binding protein, whose product MTTHRTSKRRLAAGTAVVLAAMLTATACGGGADKKDDKAAGSGSGFNAGIEKVANASDKKGGELKFVGTQDADSWDPQRGYYGFMWDFSRYYTRQLISFKPGPGKESTELVPDLATAKAEISDGGKTYKYTLKDNVTWEDGSPVTAQDIKYGIERTWAQDVISGGPVYLQQVLDPKAEYPGPYKDTAPDKLGLKAIETPDAKTIIFKLPTPNGDFEQMLAMPAASPVKQDKDTAAKYGLKPFSNGPYKIDSYEPNKSMKLSRNENYKPESDTIRKALPDSISVTFMANADDMDKRLMNGEFDLDINATGIGQAARATALKDHKGNLDNGQTGFIRYAVMPQTVAPFDNIECRKAVIHAADKKSLQTARGGPQAGGDIAPNMLPLGIKGSDAKYDPYEVLKNDGKPNLEKAKEALKACGKESGFKTTIAVRNNKPVEVATAVSLQNALKQVGIEADVDQFDGAQTSGIIGSPKVVKEKGYGIIIMGWGADFPTGQGFSQPLVDGRFILQSGNNNFSELNDPAINTLFDQAIAETDPAKAGDIYKQMNQKVSEAAVYLPFVYDKTITWRSTRLTNAYTTDAYNGRYDYASLGVVK is encoded by the coding sequence GTGACTACCCATCGCACGTCGAAGCGCAGACTTGCCGCCGGCACGGCCGTCGTGCTCGCGGCCATGCTCACCGCGACCGCCTGTGGCGGCGGGGCCGACAAGAAGGACGACAAGGCCGCCGGCTCCGGCAGCGGCTTCAACGCGGGCATCGAGAAGGTCGCCAACGCGTCGGACAAGAAGGGCGGCGAGCTGAAGTTCGTCGGCACCCAGGACGCCGACTCGTGGGACCCGCAGCGCGGCTACTACGGCTTCATGTGGGACTTCTCCCGCTACTACACGCGCCAGCTGATCAGCTTCAAGCCCGGCCCCGGCAAGGAGAGCACCGAGCTCGTCCCGGACCTCGCCACCGCCAAGGCCGAGATCAGCGACGGCGGCAAGACCTACAAGTACACCCTCAAGGACAACGTGACCTGGGAGGACGGCTCGCCCGTCACCGCCCAGGACATCAAGTACGGCATCGAGCGCACCTGGGCGCAGGACGTCATCTCCGGCGGTCCGGTCTACCTCCAGCAGGTCCTCGACCCGAAGGCCGAGTACCCCGGCCCGTACAAGGACACCGCTCCGGACAAGCTCGGCCTGAAGGCGATCGAGACCCCGGACGCGAAGACCATCATCTTCAAGCTCCCGACGCCCAACGGCGACTTCGAGCAGATGCTGGCGATGCCCGCGGCGAGCCCGGTCAAGCAGGACAAGGACACGGCCGCCAAGTACGGCCTCAAGCCCTTCTCGAACGGCCCGTACAAGATCGACTCGTACGAGCCGAACAAGAGCATGAAGCTCTCGCGCAACGAGAACTACAAGCCCGAGTCGGACACCATCCGCAAGGCGCTCCCGGACTCCATCTCGGTCACGTTCATGGCGAACGCGGACGACATGGACAAGCGCCTGATGAACGGCGAGTTCGACCTCGACATCAACGCCACCGGCATCGGCCAGGCGGCCCGCGCCACGGCGCTGAAGGACCACAAGGGCAACCTCGACAACGGCCAGACCGGCTTCATCCGGTACGCGGTCATGCCGCAGACCGTCGCGCCGTTCGACAACATCGAGTGCCGCAAGGCCGTCATCCACGCGGCCGACAAGAAGTCCCTGCAGACCGCCCGCGGCGGCCCGCAGGCCGGTGGCGACATCGCCCCCAACATGCTCCCGCTGGGCATCAAGGGCTCGGACGCCAAGTACGACCCGTACGAGGTCCTGAAGAACGACGGCAAGCCGAACCTCGAGAAGGCCAAGGAGGCCCTCAAGGCCTGTGGCAAGGAGAGCGGCTTCAAGACCACCATCGCCGTCCGCAACAACAAGCCGGTCGAGGTCGCCACGGCCGTCTCGCTCCAGAACGCCCTGAAGCAGGTCGGCATCGAGGCCGACGTCGACCAGTTCGACGGCGCCCAGACCTCCGGCATCATCGGTTCGCCGAAGGTCGTCAAGGAGAAGGGCTACGGCATCATCATCATGGGCTGGGGCGCCGACTTCCCGACCGGACAGGGCTTCTCGCAGCCGCTGGTCGACGGCCGCTTCATCCTGCAGAGCGGCAACAACAACTTCTCCGAGCTGAACGACCCGGCGATCAACACCCTGTTCGACCAGGCCATCGCGGAGACCGACCCGGCCAAGGCCGGCGACATCTACAAGCAGATGAACCAGAAGGTCTCCGAGGCCGCGGTCTACCTGCCCTTCGTCTACGACAAGACGATCACCTGGCGCAGCACCCGGCTGACGAACGCCTACACCACCGACGCCTACAACGGTCGCTACGACTACGCGTCCCTCGGTGTCGTGAAGTAA
- the glyA gene encoding serine hydroxymethyltransferase, translating into MSVLNTPLHELDPDVAAAVDAELVRQQSTLEMIASENFAPVAVMEAQGSVLTNKYAEGYPGRRYYGGCEHVDVVEQIAIDRIKALFGAEAANVQPHSGAQANAAAMFALLKPGDTIMGLNLAHGGHLTHGMKINFSGKLYNVVPYHVDESGEVDMAEVERLAKESKPQLIVAGWSAYPRQLDFAAFRRIADEVGAYLMVDMAHFAGLVAAGLHPNPVPHAHVVTTTTHKTLGGPRGGVILSTQELAKKINSAVFPGQQGGPLEHVIAAKAVSFKVAASPEFKERQERTLEGAKILAARLVQDDVKAVGVDVLTGGTDVHLVLVDLRNSELDGQQAEDRLHEVGITVNRNAIPNDPRPPMVTSGLRIGTPALATRGFDAEAFTEVAEIIAQALKPTYDAEGLKARVSALAAKFPLYPSL; encoded by the coding sequence ATGTCCGTACTGAACACCCCTCTCCACGAGCTCGACCCCGACGTCGCCGCCGCCGTCGACGCGGAGCTCGTGCGCCAGCAGTCCACCCTGGAGATGATCGCGTCGGAGAACTTCGCTCCGGTCGCCGTCATGGAGGCCCAGGGCTCGGTCCTCACCAACAAGTACGCCGAGGGCTACCCGGGCCGCCGCTACTACGGCGGCTGCGAGCACGTCGACGTGGTCGAGCAGATCGCGATCGACCGCATCAAGGCGCTGTTCGGCGCCGAGGCCGCGAACGTCCAGCCGCACTCCGGTGCGCAGGCGAACGCCGCCGCGATGTTCGCGCTGCTCAAGCCGGGCGACACGATCATGGGCCTGAACCTGGCCCACGGCGGTCACCTGACCCACGGCATGAAGATCAACTTCTCCGGCAAGCTCTACAACGTGGTCCCGTACCACGTGGACGAGTCCGGCGAGGTGGACATGGCCGAGGTCGAGCGCCTCGCCAAGGAGTCCAAGCCGCAGCTGATCGTCGCCGGCTGGTCCGCCTACCCGCGCCAGCTGGACTTCGCCGCCTTCCGCCGCATCGCGGACGAGGTCGGCGCGTACCTGATGGTCGACATGGCGCACTTCGCCGGCCTGGTCGCCGCGGGCCTGCACCCGAACCCGGTGCCGCACGCCCACGTCGTGACCACCACCACGCACAAGACCCTCGGCGGTCCGCGCGGCGGTGTCATCCTGTCGACGCAGGAGCTGGCCAAGAAGATCAACTCCGCGGTCTTCCCGGGTCAGCAGGGCGGTCCGCTGGAGCACGTGATCGCGGCCAAGGCGGTCTCCTTCAAGGTCGCGGCCTCGCCCGAGTTCAAGGAGCGCCAGGAGCGCACCCTGGAGGGCGCGAAGATCCTCGCCGCCCGTCTGGTCCAGGACGACGTCAAGGCCGTGGGCGTGGACGTCCTGACCGGCGGCACCGACGTGCACCTGGTCCTGGTCGACCTGCGCAACTCCGAGCTGGACGGCCAGCAGGCCGAGGACCGCCTCCACGAGGTCGGCATCACGGTCAACCGCAACGCCATCCCGAACGACCCGCGGCCGCCGATGGTCACCTCGGGTCTGCGGATCGGTACGCCGGCCCTGGCCACCCGCGGTTTCGACGCCGAGGCCTTCACCGAGGTCGCCGAGATCATCGCGCAGGCGCTGAAGCCGACGTACGACGCCGAGGGCCTCAAGGCGCGCGTCTCGGCGCTCGCCGCGAAGTTCCCGCTGTACCCGTCGCTCTAA
- a CDS encoding enhanced serine sensitivity protein SseB, which yields MQGSGWPGNELEQVLGAALGQPDAGGRILEVLGRSQVWVPLPGGGGPGTAGLDLPTMDIGGAAYVPVYSSEAQFLACVGPGMDFAVAPAVEFARGLPPQLGIAVNPEGAVGVPLPPPAVAELCRTGRSPLDGHATGGRVRLFEPDWQEDPVDFLAAAAEEFRATGVVAAAHRCLASVEGGAPELFIGVRLVGWEPQMREAPMEALGRALTRVPAPWPVQLILLDAAQDPVTDWIRERVRPFYLA from the coding sequence ATGCAGGGCAGCGGCTGGCCGGGGAATGAGCTGGAGCAGGTGCTCGGGGCGGCGCTCGGGCAGCCGGACGCCGGAGGCCGGATCCTGGAGGTGCTCGGGCGCAGCCAGGTGTGGGTGCCCCTGCCGGGCGGCGGCGGCCCCGGCACGGCCGGCCTGGACCTGCCGACCATGGACATCGGCGGGGCGGCGTACGTGCCCGTCTACAGCTCCGAGGCCCAGTTCCTCGCCTGCGTCGGCCCCGGCATGGACTTCGCGGTGGCTCCGGCGGTCGAGTTCGCCCGGGGGCTTCCCCCGCAGCTCGGCATCGCGGTCAATCCGGAGGGCGCCGTCGGCGTACCGCTGCCCCCGCCCGCCGTCGCGGAGCTCTGCCGCACCGGGCGCAGCCCGCTCGACGGACACGCCACCGGCGGCCGCGTACGGCTCTTCGAGCCCGACTGGCAGGAGGACCCGGTGGACTTCCTGGCCGCCGCCGCCGAGGAGTTCCGCGCCACGGGCGTCGTCGCCGCGGCGCACCGCTGCCTCGCCAGCGTCGAGGGAGGGGCCCCGGAACTGTTCATCGGTGTCCGCCTGGTGGGATGGGAGCCGCAGATGAGGGAGGCTCCGATGGAGGCGCTCGGACGGGCCCTGACCCGTGTCCCGGCGCCGTGGCCGGTGCAGTTGATCCTCCTGGACGCGGCCCAGGACCCGGTCACGGACTGGATTCGTGAGCGCGTACGCCCCTTCTACCTCGCGTAG
- a CDS encoding ABC transporter permease, producing the protein MLAYLIRRIFAVLVMLLVITLVTFGIFFLFPKLIGTDPALYFVGKQSDPAAIEGIRQKMGLDDPILVQFGKFVVGLVAGRTYANGSDVTQCAAPCFGYSFKTEQEVWPLLLDWLPVTLSLAMGAVVLWVAGGVATGVVSALKRGSVLDRSAMGVALAGVSLPIYFTGMLVIALFSDQLGWFGRPEATFAEDPAKWFNGMILPWVSLAFLYAAMYARLTRATMLEVLNEDYIRTARAKGLTEPVVIGKHAMRSTMTPILTVLGLDLGALMGGAVLTEYTFSLHGLGYSAVRAISEHDLPVILGITLISAFFVVAANLIVDLLYAVIDPRVRLS; encoded by the coding sequence GTGCTTGCATACCTCATCCGACGGATCTTCGCCGTCCTCGTCATGCTGCTGGTCATCACGCTGGTGACCTTCGGAATCTTCTTCCTGTTCCCGAAGCTGATCGGGACGGACCCTGCCCTGTACTTCGTGGGCAAGCAGTCCGACCCCGCCGCCATCGAAGGCATCCGGCAGAAGATGGGTCTCGACGACCCGATCCTCGTCCAGTTCGGCAAGTTCGTCGTCGGGCTGGTGGCGGGTCGCACGTACGCCAACGGCTCCGACGTCACGCAATGCGCCGCGCCCTGCTTCGGATACTCCTTCAAGACCGAGCAGGAGGTCTGGCCGCTGCTGCTGGACTGGCTGCCGGTCACCCTCTCCCTCGCCATGGGCGCCGTCGTCCTCTGGGTCGCCGGCGGCGTCGCCACCGGCGTCGTCTCCGCCCTCAAGCGCGGCAGCGTCCTGGACCGCTCGGCCATGGGCGTCGCCCTCGCCGGCGTCTCCCTCCCCATCTACTTCACGGGCATGCTCGTCATCGCCCTCTTCTCCGACCAGCTCGGCTGGTTCGGACGACCGGAGGCGACCTTCGCCGAGGATCCGGCCAAGTGGTTCAACGGCATGATCCTGCCGTGGGTCTCGCTCGCCTTCCTCTACGCGGCGATGTACGCGCGGCTCACCCGCGCGACCATGCTCGAAGTCCTCAACGAGGACTACATCCGCACCGCCCGCGCCAAGGGCCTGACGGAACCCGTCGTCATCGGCAAGCACGCCATGCGCTCGACGATGACGCCGATCCTGACCGTCCTGGGCCTCGACCTCGGCGCCCTGATGGGCGGCGCGGTCCTGACCGAGTACACGTTCTCGCTGCACGGCCTGGGCTACAGCGCGGTGCGCGCCATCAGCGAGCACGACCTCCCCGTCATCCTGGGCATCACCCTGATCTCCGCGTTCTTCGTCGTCGCCGCGAACCTCATCGTTGACCTCCTGTACGCGGTGATCGACCCCCGAGTGAGGCTGTCATGA
- a CDS encoding AAA family ATPase, whose translation MTTTGTVDAVPVQRRGPRERRRAADGGLGLVRDLRGPALRGPRRLGFAEGDIVVVSGLPGGGKTTLIKRAAPEGGAVDSQDTRERWERRMPARLPYAVYRPLVRAAHYWGLYRILRSGASVVVHDCGTQSWVRGLLAAAARRRGRDLHLLLLDSSPEEALSGQAARGRGVSAYAFARHRGAVGRLLRDAEAGRPPAGCASATLLDRRSAAAVTGIGFHG comes from the coding sequence GTGACGACGACGGGAACCGTGGACGCGGTGCCGGTGCAGCGGCGCGGCCCGCGCGAGCGCAGGAGGGCGGCGGACGGCGGCCTCGGCCTCGTACGCGACCTGCGCGGCCCCGCGCTGCGCGGACCCCGGCGGCTCGGCTTCGCCGAGGGCGACATCGTCGTCGTCTCCGGCCTGCCCGGCGGCGGCAAGACCACGCTGATCAAGCGGGCCGCGCCCGAGGGCGGGGCCGTCGACTCCCAGGACACCCGCGAGCGCTGGGAGCGCCGGATGCCGGCCCGCCTGCCGTACGCGGTGTACCGCCCGCTGGTGCGCGCCGCGCACTACTGGGGGCTGTACCGGATCCTGCGCTCCGGCGCCTCCGTGGTCGTCCACGACTGCGGCACCCAGAGCTGGGTGCGCGGCCTGCTCGCCGCGGCCGCGCGCCGCCGGGGCCGGGATCTGCACCTTCTCCTCCTGGACAGCAGCCCCGAGGAGGCCCTCTCCGGCCAGGCCGCCCGGGGTCGCGGGGTGTCCGCCTACGCCTTCGCCCGCCACCGCGGCGCCGTGGGCCGCCTGCTGCGCGACGCCGAGGCGGGCCGTCCGCCGGCCGGCTGCGCCTCGGCGACCCTCCTGGACCGCCGTTCGGCCGCCGCCGTGACGGGGATCGGCTTCCACGGCTGA
- a CDS encoding ABC transporter ATP-binding protein, producing the protein MTDPTTKTGETGALNQPYDGSRPPTAFLEVRDLKVHFPTEDGLVKSVDGLSFSLEKGKTLGIVGESGSGKSVTSLGIMGLHRVGQYGRQRARISGEIWLDGKELLSADEDEVRRLRGREIAMIFQDPLSAMHPYFTVGKQISEAYRVHHKVDKKAARKRAVELLDRVGIPEPHKRFDSYPHEFSGGMRQRAMIAMALVNNPELLIADEPTTALDVTVQAQILDLIRDLQKEFGSAVIMITHDLGVVAEMADELLVMYGGRCVERGTAEKVFYEPRHPYTWGLLGSMPRIDREQTERLIPVKGSPPSLINIPSGCAFNPRCPYADVPKGNVTRTLRPELTAQDDTGQDGTRHWSACHMSQDERTRIWTEEIAPKL; encoded by the coding sequence ATGACCGACCCGACGACCAAGACCGGAGAGACCGGAGCGCTCAACCAGCCCTACGACGGGTCGCGGCCCCCCACCGCCTTCCTCGAGGTCCGCGACCTCAAGGTGCACTTCCCGACCGAGGACGGCCTGGTCAAGTCGGTCGACGGCCTCTCCTTCTCCCTGGAGAAGGGCAAGACCCTCGGCATCGTGGGCGAGTCCGGCTCCGGCAAGTCGGTCACCTCGCTGGGCATCATGGGCCTGCACCGCGTGGGCCAGTACGGCCGCCAGCGGGCCCGGATCTCCGGCGAGATCTGGCTCGACGGCAAGGAGCTGCTCTCCGCCGACGAGGACGAGGTGCGCAGGCTGCGCGGCCGGGAGATCGCGATGATCTTCCAGGACCCGCTGTCCGCGATGCACCCGTACTTCACCGTCGGCAAGCAGATCTCCGAGGCGTACCGGGTCCACCACAAGGTCGACAAGAAGGCCGCCCGCAAGCGGGCCGTCGAGCTCCTCGACCGCGTCGGCATCCCCGAGCCGCACAAGCGGTTCGACAGCTACCCGCACGAGTTCTCCGGCGGCATGCGCCAGCGCGCGATGATCGCGATGGCGCTCGTCAACAACCCCGAACTGCTCATCGCGGACGAGCCGACGACCGCCCTGGACGTCACCGTCCAGGCCCAGATCCTCGACCTGATCCGGGACCTCCAGAAGGAGTTCGGCTCCGCGGTCATCATGATCACGCACGACCTCGGCGTGGTCGCCGAGATGGCCGACGAACTCCTCGTGATGTACGGCGGCCGCTGCGTCGAGCGGGGCACCGCCGAGAAGGTCTTCTACGAGCCCCGGCACCCCTACACCTGGGGCCTGCTGGGCTCGATGCCGCGCATCGACCGCGAACAGACCGAGCGCCTCATCCCGGTCAAGGGCTCGCCGCCCAGCCTCATCAACATCCCGAGCGGCTGTGCCTTCAACCCGCGCTGCCCGTACGCCGACGTGCCCAAGGGCAACGTCACCCGCACCCTGCGCCCCGAGCTCACGGCGCAGGACGACACCGGGCAGGACGGCACCCGCCACTGGTCCGCCTGCCACATGTCGCAGGACGAGCGGACCCGGATCTGGACCGAAGAGATTGCGCCGAAGCTGTGA
- a CDS encoding enhanced serine sensitivity protein SseB C-terminal domain-containing protein, whose amino-acid sequence MSASGTAAAGQVEHMMRQVTPGRYESYESLLHALSEGRLWMLLWQGQPGSPDAQYGGMEVEGLGYAPCVTSPQELAASGWNRGYEVVTGRDIARALYPDRWGLWLNPHAQGGGLGVPWADLRRIATGLDRMPAGPLRLSEPSIELPQFYGLLTQHAHRTPAVRSLRRAWVQPALGSPYLAVGLDLYDASAPALESVREMMRQSVGAVPEGVPVCTVALADEHDPVAMWLRAQTRPFYDREGQAPAY is encoded by the coding sequence GTGAGTGCGTCAGGCACGGCCGCGGCCGGGCAGGTCGAGCACATGATGCGCCAGGTGACCCCCGGGCGCTACGAGAGCTACGAGTCACTGCTGCACGCCCTGTCCGAGGGCCGGCTGTGGATGTTGCTGTGGCAGGGGCAGCCGGGGTCCCCGGACGCCCAGTACGGCGGGATGGAGGTCGAGGGGCTCGGCTACGCGCCCTGCGTCACCTCCCCCCAGGAGCTGGCCGCGAGCGGCTGGAACCGCGGCTACGAGGTCGTCACCGGGCGGGACATCGCCCGCGCCCTCTACCCGGACCGCTGGGGCCTGTGGCTCAACCCGCACGCCCAGGGCGGCGGCCTCGGCGTCCCGTGGGCGGACCTGCGCCGCATCGCGACCGGCCTGGACCGGATGCCGGCGGGCCCGCTGCGGCTTTCCGAGCCCAGCATCGAGCTCCCGCAGTTCTACGGGCTGCTGACCCAGCACGCGCACCGCACGCCGGCCGTGCGGTCGCTGCGCCGCGCCTGGGTGCAGCCGGCGCTCGGGTCGCCGTACCTCGCGGTCGGGCTCGACCTGTACGACGCCTCCGCGCCCGCGCTGGAGTCCGTACGGGAGATGATGCGCCAGTCGGTCGGGGCGGTCCCCGAGGGCGTCCCGGTGTGCACCGTCGCGCTGGCGGACGAGCACGATCCCGTGGCGATGTGGCTGCGGGCGCAGACGCGCCCCTTCTACGACCGCGAGGGCCAGGCGCCGGCGTACTGA
- a CDS encoding ABC transporter permease: MTAPLHDTSAAEPAAVAAPDVPQKAIEGRSPWQIAWLRLKRDKVALAGGVIVLLLILVAIFAPLIVKAFGHPPEELHEDLLDPLLGLPLGDWGGMSGDFLLGVEPVNGRDVFSRIVYGARISLLVAFLSAFVAVSLGTFFGIVAGYFGGWVDAAISRVMDLLLAFPQLLFIIALISVIPNKLWGFEGSGLRIAVLVLVIGFFGWPYIGRIVRGQTLSLREREYVEAARSLGAGRFYILFRELLPNLVAPITVYATLMIPTNVLTEAALSFLGVGVKPPTPSWGETLATAVRTYEDDPLFMIFPGVAIFITVLAFNLFGDGVRDALDPKGSR, encoded by the coding sequence ATGACGGCACCACTGCACGACACCAGCGCGGCCGAGCCCGCGGCCGTGGCCGCCCCCGACGTTCCGCAGAAGGCGATCGAGGGGCGCTCGCCGTGGCAGATCGCCTGGCTGCGCCTCAAGCGAGACAAGGTCGCGCTGGCCGGCGGTGTCATCGTGCTCCTGCTGATCCTCGTCGCGATCTTCGCGCCGCTGATCGTCAAGGCCTTCGGACACCCGCCGGAGGAGCTGCACGAGGACCTGCTCGACCCGCTGCTGGGCCTCCCGCTCGGCGACTGGGGCGGCATGAGCGGCGACTTCCTGCTCGGCGTCGAGCCGGTCAACGGACGCGACGTCTTCAGCCGCATCGTCTACGGCGCCCGGATCTCGCTGCTGGTGGCCTTCCTGTCCGCCTTCGTGGCGGTCTCGCTGGGCACCTTCTTCGGCATCGTCGCCGGCTACTTCGGCGGCTGGGTCGACGCCGCCATCAGCCGGGTCATGGACCTGCTGCTGGCCTTCCCGCAGCTGCTCTTCATCATCGCGCTGATCTCGGTCATCCCCAACAAGCTCTGGGGCTTCGAGGGTTCGGGCCTGCGCATCGCGGTCCTGGTGCTGGTGATCGGCTTCTTCGGCTGGCCGTACATCGGCCGCATCGTCCGGGGCCAGACCCTCTCGCTGCGCGAGCGCGAGTACGTCGAGGCGGCACGCAGCCTCGGCGCGGGCCGCTTCTACATCCTCTTCCGCGAACTGCTCCCGAACCTGGTGGCGCCCATCACGGTCTACGCGACGCTGATGATCCCCACCAACGTGCTGACCGAGGCGGCGCTGAGCTTCCTCGGAGTCGGCGTCAAGCCGCCCACGCCGTCCTGGGGGGAAACCCTCGCCACGGCCGTGCGGACCTACGAGGACGATCCGCTCTTCATGATCTTCCCCGGCGTAGCGATCTTCATCACCGTGCTGGCCTTCAACCTCTTCGGCGACGGCGTCCGCGACGCCCTCGACCCGAAGGGCTCCCGCTAG
- the gcvT gene encoding glycine cleavage system aminomethyltransferase GcvT, producing the protein MSTAPRLTALDALHRSLGATMTDFAGWDMPLRYASERDEHNAVRTKAGLFDLSHMGEITLTGPEAVKALDYALVGNISTVGVGRARYTHICQEDGGIVDDLIVYRLGETEYMVVANASNAQVVLDALTERAAGFDTEVRDDRDAYALLAVQGPESPGILASLTDADLDGLKYYAGLPGTVAGVPALIARTGYTGEDGFELFVSPEHAVELWQALTKAGEGVGLVPAGLSCRDTLRLEAGMPLYGHELTTSLTPFDAGLGRVVKFEKEGDFVGRAALEAAAEKAATKAPRKLVGLIAEGRRVPRAGFPVTFGGEVIGEVTSGAPSPTLGKPIAMAYVDAEHAAPGASGVGVDIRGTHEPYEVVALPFYKRQK; encoded by the coding sequence ATGAGCACTGCCCCCCGCCTGACCGCCCTCGATGCGCTGCACCGCTCGCTCGGTGCGACCATGACCGATTTCGCGGGCTGGGACATGCCGCTGCGGTACGCCAGCGAGCGCGACGAGCACAACGCCGTACGCACCAAGGCCGGCCTCTTCGACCTCTCGCACATGGGCGAGATCACGCTGACCGGCCCGGAGGCCGTCAAGGCCCTGGACTACGCGCTGGTCGGCAACATCTCCACCGTCGGTGTCGGCCGTGCCCGCTACACGCACATCTGCCAGGAGGACGGCGGGATCGTCGACGACCTGATCGTCTACCGCCTCGGCGAGACCGAGTACATGGTCGTCGCCAACGCCTCCAACGCCCAGGTCGTCCTCGACGCCCTGACCGAGCGTGCCGCCGGCTTCGACACCGAGGTCCGCGACGACCGCGACGCGTACGCGCTGCTCGCAGTGCAGGGCCCGGAGTCCCCCGGCATCCTCGCGTCGCTCACCGACGCCGACCTGGACGGCCTGAAGTACTACGCGGGCCTGCCGGGCACCGTCGCGGGCGTGCCCGCGCTGATCGCGCGTACGGGCTACACGGGCGAGGACGGCTTCGAGCTGTTCGTCTCCCCCGAGCACGCCGTGGAGCTGTGGCAGGCGCTCACCAAGGCCGGCGAGGGCGTCGGCCTGGTCCCGGCCGGCCTGTCCTGCCGCGACACCCTGCGCCTGGAAGCGGGCATGCCGCTGTACGGGCACGAGCTGACCACCTCCCTGACCCCGTTCGACGCGGGTCTGGGCCGGGTCGTGAAGTTCGAGAAGGAGGGGGACTTCGTCGGCCGCGCCGCCCTGGAGGCCGCCGCCGAGAAGGCCGCGACCAAGGCGCCGCGCAAGCTGGTCGGACTGATCGCCGAGGGCCGCCGCGTCCCGCGCGCCGGCTTCCCCGTCACGTTCGGCGGAGAGGTGATCGGCGAGGTCACCTCGGGCGCCCCGTCCCCGACGCTGGGCAAGCCGATCGCGATGGCGTACGTGGACGCGGAGCACGCCGCGCCCGGCGCCTCCGGCGTCGGCGTCGACATTCGCGGTACGCATGAGCCGTACGAGGTCGTCGCGCTGCCGTTCTACAAGCGGCAGAAGTAG